In Candidatus Hydrogenedentota bacterium, the genomic window AAGCCGCGAAGCCGAAAGCGCCTTTCCTCATCTACCTTGGTTTTTCTCACCCCCACGACCCGCGCAACGGCACACCGGAACTTCTGGCGAAGTATGGCGCGCGAAACGACTGGGACCCGGCGCAGCCCGGCGAGGCGAATCCCGCCGCGCCGCCCCTGCCGGATTCCTGGCTGCCCGCCCATCCCTTTCCCCACGGTCACCCGGAGCTCCGCGATGAAGTGGCGGTGCAGGGCGTGATGACGGCGCGGGACCCCGCCACGGTGCGCAATGAAACCGGCCGGGAATACGCCTGCATCGAGAACATCGACCAGCAGGTGGGCCGCGTGCTGGCGAAGCTGGAGGCCATGGGCGAGCTGGACAACACGTATATCTTCTACACCTCGGATCACGGCATGTCCGTCGGCCGCCATGGACTCATGGGCAAGCAGAACCTCTACGAACACACCTGGCGCGTGCCTTTCGTCGTGCGCGGACCGGGCATCGAATCGGGAAGCCGCGCCCTGGGCAATATTTATCTCATGGACGTCCTCCCCACGCTCTGCGACCTCGCGGGCGTCGCCGCGCCGCCCACCGTTGAGGGCCAGAGCTTCCGCCCGGTGCTGGAAGGCAAGGCGGGCGCCATCCGAGAGGTTCTCTACGGCGTATACTCGGGCGGCACCCAGCCCGGGATGCGCGCAGTGAAGCAGGGCGACTGGAAGCTCATCAAGTACGACACGATGGAAGGTCAGGTCCGCGAGACGCAGCTTTTCAATCTCAGCGAGAATCCAGAAGAATATTTGCTGGAGCACCACGCCCCCGAGGTCATCGCCGCTACCGGGCACACGCCAAACATGACCCAGGTGGACCTGGCGGAAGATCCGCGCTACGCTGACGACCGCGTACGCATGGAGGCGCTGCTCCAAGCCGAGATGAAACGCTGGGATGATCCCGCGACGCTGTGGAATCAGAAGTAAGCAGGAAGCTTGAGAATGAAAACGTACATCGCACTTCTTCGCGGCATCAATGTGGGCGGTCACAACAAGATGCCCATGAAGGAACTGGCCGCCCTGCTGGAGGGCCTGGGCCCTTCGGGGGTGCGCACCTATATCCAGAGTGGCAATGTGGTATTTCGGGCGACCAAAGGAACGGCGACCCACTGGTCGGCGACGATCCGCACGGCGGTGGAGGGGCGATTTGGCTTTTCTCCGTGGGTGCTGGTGATGGAGGCGGCCGCCCTGGCCAGGGCGGCGGCCGCCAATCCTTATCCGGAGGCGGAAGCGGATCACAAGACGCTCCACCTCTTCTTCCTCGCGGCGAAACCGAAATCGCCCGATCTGGAGGCGATTGAGCGCATCAAATCTCCGACGGAATCCTACGCGCTCCTCGGCACGGTGTTTTACCTTCACGCGCCCGACGGCATCGGGAAATCCAAGCTGGCCGAGCGGGCCGAGCGTCTGCTGGGGGTGGACGCTACCGCCCGCAACTGGCGCACCGTCCGCGAGGTGCTGGCGCTGGCGTCCGGCGCAAATCCGTGACTTAAAGTTTGGGAATATCGGGCAGGCTCTTGGGCTCGTCCGCAAGCGTGGCCGCCTTGTCCGCGGCGGTATCGAGGGTTTTGCAGAGCGTCTTGATCGTGTCCGCCCATGCCTTGATATCCTTCATGTCGCCCCCCGTGCGCTTGAGCTCCTTTTCCATCTCCTGAAGCGCCTTGTATTCCTCCTGCATGGAGCGTCTGAGATTGCCGGCCGTGGTGCCCATTTCGCCCAGCTCCTTCACGATGGGCTTGAGCTTGGCCGCGATCTTTTCGAAGGACTTCTCCTGCTCCTCCATTTCGGTCGCAAGCGCCGAAATCTTCTTGGGGTCCTTCTCTTTCTTAATGGCTTTCTGGTTCTCGGCGATTACGTCCTTGCCCTCCATCAGCGCCCCCCGCAGCGTCTCGAATTCGGCATACTTCTTGTTCTGCATCGTCGCCAGCTTCTTGAGGCCCTTGTCAAGGTCGTCAACACGCTTCTCGGCTTTGGGCAGATCTTTCTCGAAATCGACTTTTGCGGGCATGCCTTAATCTCTCCGTTGGTGCATGGGCGCACATGGTCTCGCGCCCGACAATTCGTGACGTGGCTGCAGGTGACCGTTCCCACCACTCGAGGGGGCGTCCTGCCGCATTTACAGCGATCTGAGACGCTAACACATCGCCGCCGCGAGTTCAATCGCAATCATACGGCGGTGCGGCAACGAAACCCGGTTCCGAAGCGGCGAGCGTCTCCGAGCTGGAACGTTGGCCCAGGCATCTTGCCCGGAGTCCGTTTCTCGACATCCCCTGGGACAGGCCCGCGCGCGGACGTGCACCTCGCCCCGCTGAAGGCACGTAGGGTGGCCACAACCGCCGCAACCCGCCCAAGGGTCCCTGCGCGGGTCCGTCCCCGACGTCCGCCGCTGGAAGTCTGTCCGTATGGGGAGTCCAAGCAGATAGAGCCCTCCTCAATATACTTGCACGACTTCCAAGGGGCTGTTCAGCAAACTCGCGTAAATTAAAAAGTCTACTACTCATTCTGTGCGACTTGACCGGTCGATTCGGATGGCACATAATCAGAAATCCCTGTCGAGACCGGGCGAGAGGCTGTCCGTTTTGGTCGAGCGTTGTGTGACCTTACTGCTGCGCTATCCGCGCCTCCATGCTGGAGAAAACTGAATGTTTCTGTCGAACTGTCTTCGTTCCTCTTGTGGCTTCGCCTCCCGTGCGGTGCTCGCGCTGGTTCTTTTGTGCGGCCTGGCGGGCCCGGCCGTGGCGGCCGACGTATCCTGGGTGGGGCCGGCTACAGGCGCGTGGTTCAGCGAGAGCAACTGGAGCAGTGGCACCCTCCCCCAGTCCGGCGACAATGTTACGATTTCCGGCGCGACGGTCACGGTGTCCGGCAGCGTGGCCCTGAGCGGATCGTTCACGATGGGCGGCAACTCGCGCCTGATCGTGACGGGGCCCGGCTCGGTATTTGTGGCGAATGGCGTTACGAACCTCGATGACGCCCGTGTTGCGGTGAACGGAGAGGGCGTTGCGAGCTTCCCCAACCTGAGCAGCCATGCCTGGAGCATCTGCAGCAGCCAGCCCCTTTTTTCGGTGGACGGCGGCGGTTCCGCGCTCAGCCTGCCGGCCCTGAGCACCATCTCCATTACGGCGGCGAGTTGCGGCGCGGTCCCCTCTGTGGAGGTCAATAACGGCGGCAATCTGGACCTTTCCGCGCTGGAGACGGTCGCCACGGACAGCGTGAACAAGTTTTCGTTCAAGGTGGCGGGCGGCGGAAGTATGGACCTCTCCAACTTTCTATCGGCCACGGACGTGAACGTGTCGGTCGATGGGAATTCGTCGCTGGCCCTGCCCGCACTCGCATCCATGTCAAACGGCACCCTGGCCGTGGCCGATGGCGGCCTGCTGAGCGCGGACAGCCTGACCACGGCAACCCAGGTTAATTTTCAGATCAACCACGTGGGCAGCAACGTCACCCTGAATGGCCTGGCATCGATTGATCGCAGCGCGTTCACGCTGGGAATCGCCGCGGGCTGGTCTCTGCCGGCCCTGACGAGTCTGGCCGACACGCCCCTCACGCTGCCCGATGGCGCGACGTTCGACGCGCCCCTTCTGGCGAGCTACACCGCGACCACATCCACAACGCTCCTCAGCCTGAGCGGGGCGGCCACTTTCACCGCGCCGCTGCTGGCCGACATTACCAATCTCCGGATCGACGTGCAGTCCGGCGGGCAACTTTCCCTGCCTTCCGTGACGGCTTATGCGTGGAATATCTGCTCGAGTTCGACCCTGTTCAACGTCGCGGGCTCGGGCTCTTCGCTGGCCATGGCCGGCATGCTGACGCTGGATATCGGCGCGGCCAGTTGTGGCGCTTCGCCCATGATTGTGGCGGCGGACGGCGGCGCGCTGGGACTGGCTGGTCTGGAAACAATCACGACCCAGAGCGTTAATTCGCTGCAACTCCAGGTGCTCACCGGGGCCACCATGGATCTTTCCAGCCTGCAGACAGCGATTGATACGCGGCTCACGGTGGACGAGACTTCCGCCCTGGACCTGCCCGCGCTGCTGACACTCACCGATTCCACCGTCACGGTGGGGACGGGTGGCTCCCTTTCCGCAGCGAATCTGACCAGCGCCACGGGAATGACCTTTTCCATCGCCAGCATTGGCGGCAACGTGGCCTTCAACGGGCTCCAGAGCATTTCGAGTTCCACCATCACCCTGAGCGCGGGGGGCTCGTGGAGTCTTCCCGCCCTGACCACGCTGCTCGATACTTCCGTGACGGTTCCGGACGCCGCGAGCTTCAGCGCGCCCCAGTTGACCAGCTTCACGTCGAGCGCTTCAAGCCAGATCATGTTGCGGGTTTCGGAAACGGGCTCCTTCCAGGCGCCGCTGCTGGCGGAAGCGACCAATCTCCGAATCAACGTGAGCGCTGGTGCGGAAGTTTCACTTCCGTCCATCGTGGACTACACCTGGAACTATTGCACCGGCACCGACTTTTTCAATGTGGATGGGGCGGGCTCGATACTTACCCTGGGCGGTTTGCAGACCCTCACGCTCGGTGCGCCAAGCTGCGGGGCCAACCCCTATTTTGTGGTCACCAACGGCGGCCACCTTGCCCTCCCCGCGCTGCAACAGATTCTGACGGAGAGCGTCAATCGCCTGAGCATTTTCCTGGCAAGCGGCGGGACCATGGACCTCTCCGGGCTGGAAAGCGCGGTGGACACCACCTTCGATGTGGACGCTACCACTGCCCTCAGTCTTCCCTCGCTGTCCTCCAGCACCGACGGCGCCTTTAATGTTGCAAGCGGGGGCGGACTTACCGCGTCGAGTCTACTCAATGTCGCGCGGATGACCTTTTCCCTCACGGACGTGGGATCGCTCGTCGCCTTCGACGCGCTGGAGAGTATTGACGAATCCACCATCCTCGTTCCGGAGGGCGGCACATGGCAACTGCCGTCGCTGACCTCTATCACGAACTCCGGGGTCACCATATCCAACGCCGCCACGCTGGACGCGCCCGCGCTGCTGACTTTTTCAACCTCCGCCGCCGTGCCCCCGCTGCGTATCTCCGGAACGGGAACCATGACCGCACCCCTGCTGGCGGACATCACCAACCTCCAGTTCGATATTCGCGGCGGTGCGCAAGTGACCTTTCCGGGCGTCACCGGATACGCGTGGAATCTTTGCGCAAGCAGCACCCTGTTCCTGGTCGACGGCGCCGGCTCGGCCCTGCGTCTGCCCGGGCTTCAGCACTTCAATCTGGGCGCGCCCAGTTGTGGGGCGACCCCCACCGTGAACGTCACCAACGGCGGCCATCTGGATTTGGGCGGGTTGACTTCCATCACTACGGAAAGCGTGAATTCGCTCAGCATCGGATTGTCCACCGGCGGCACGATGGATCTCGACTCGCTCTTGACCGCGATGAAGACGACTATCGCGATTGATGACACGTCATCTCTGGATCTCCCGTTGCTCGAGTCCCTGTCTCAGTGCACCATCCAGGTCGCACCCGGCGGCAATCTCTCGGCGAACAACCTCGCCAGCGTAACCGGCATGAACTTCTCTATCGGGAGCGTGGGCGGCGCGGTAACTTTTGACGGGCTGACTTCGATGAGCGATTCCGATATCACCCTCGCCGGGGACGGAAGCTGGAGCTTGCCCGCACTCGTGAACCTGTCCAATACCCAGATTGTGGTTCCCGACGGCACGCGATTCGAGGCCTCTTCCCTGGAGAGTTTCACGGCCTCCAGCCCTTCCGAATTCTCCCTCCAGGTTTTCGGTACCGGAGCGTTCGTGGCCCCGTTGCTCGCGGATATTGCGAACCTGCGCATTCGCGTCGACGCCGGTGCGCAGGTGGTGCTTCCGTCCGTGGCCTCGTACACCTGGGGGCTCTGCGCGAGCAGCGAATTGTTCCTTTCCACGGGCGCGGGATCGAGCTTGAGTCTTCCCGGTCTGACATCGATTACCCTGAACGCGCCGAGTTGCGGCGCTCAACCGGTTATACGCGCGAACACCGGCGGGATGCTCGACCTTACGGGTGTCGAGTCCATCGCGACGGCAAGTGTCAATTCCTTTCTGGTGGATGTGGCCTCGGGCGGCGCCATTGATCTATCGGGACTCGCGAACGCCACCAAGACCACGTTCAACATCAGTGCGGACGCCGGCATGTCCCTGCCGTCGCTGGCTTCGCTGACGAGCAGCCGGATCAGCGTGACCGAGGGTGGTGAGTTCCACGCGGACGGGTTGATCGAGGTCGATGGCGTTACCTTCGCGCTGCCGGATTTCAGCGCACTGATTTCCTTCGACGCCCTCCAGACGGTCACCAATTCAACCATGCAATTGCTTGAAGGTGACACCTGGCGCTTCCCATCACTGGCGACCCTTTCCACCACCACCGTCAGAATTCCCTCCGGCGCCGCGTTGGATGTTCCCCAGCTTCTCACCTTCGACACCACCAATTCCGGTCTGGGCATCCTTTCGGTCGCGGGCGCGGGCCGCTTCGACGCCCCGCTCCTGGCCGATATCTCCAACTTGCAGATGGTAATCACCGCCGGAGCCCAGGTTTCCCTCCCTTCCGTTACGGAACTCGTCCACGAGAGCACCTGCGCGAGCACCGTCTTCCTGGCAGTCGATGGCGCGGACTCCCGGCTCGAGCTTCCGGCCCTGGAGACCATCGCCCTGAACATCCCGAGCTGTGGTGCGACCCTGAGAATCGCCGTTACAAATGGCGGGAAAATCGACCTTTCCGCGCTTCAGAGCGTGTCGCTCGCCAGCGTCTTGAGCTTGACCCTGTCCGCCGACGGACCGTCAAGCACGATTGATGTCAGCAATCTTTCCATATTCGATAGTTTGCGTGTGGTCTTCGTCGCGGCGAATGGAGGAACCATACTCCAGTTCGGTGGCGGTGAAGGCGAGGGCGAGGGCGAGGGCGAGGGCGAGGGCGAGGGTGAAGGTGAAGGTGAAGGCGAGGGTGAAGGTGAAGGTGAAGGTGAAGGTGAAGGCGAAGGTGAAGGCGAGGGCGAAGGTGAAGGCGAAGGTGAAGGCGAAGGCGAAGGCGAAGGTGAGTGCGACAACCCGGAACTCGATACGGATGGTGATGGACTGCACGACTGTGATGAGATCGCTATCGGCACCGATATCACACAGAATGATACGGACGAAGATGGCATGCCGGATGGATTTGAAGTGCTGTACGAGCTGGATCCCCTCGACACCGCCGATGGGGCCCTCGATTTGGATCTCGACGGCTTCAACAATCTAAGGGAATTCCTGGATGGCAGCAGTCCCGTCAATCCCACCGATCCCCTCGCGGTACTTTTTGTCGCCAATGACGGCGCGGATATCGAAGGCGGCGGGAGCATGGAGAATCCCCTGCAGACCATCGAATTCGCGCTGTCGGTCTTTGAGAGCACCAATCTTGAGGCGGTTGCTCTCTTTCTTCAAGAAGGTAACTACCCCGAGGATGTGGCGCTCCTTCCCGGTGTGTCTCTGATCGGAATGGACGGTGCGGAAGCCCGAATCACCGGCACGGTCAGCGGAGCCGGAGGCGCGACACTGGAGAACCTCGAAATTGTCGCACCGGAGGGGAGCGCAACCTTGCTCGATCTCGATGATGCCGCGATGCGCCTGCACAAGGTGCGCTTCGTCGGCTCCGCAGACGACCGCGGCGCAACGGGCATCCTCGCCACCGGCGCAGGTCCCGCGGCCGCTGTGATCAGCGAATGCAGCTTTATTGATCTGGGGGTGGGCATAGATATCGCGGGGGGCATCCCCCTGATACGGCGCTGCGAATTTATCGATCCGGCCATCGCCGGTATTCGCATCCAGGCGGGCGCGCAAGTCGACGAAGACGGCGCTCTGGGGCTGGCGGGCGACGCCGGCAGCGGCTTTAACCGCTTTGTCTTCAACACGGACATCCCCAATCCCATCGAGAATCCGGTCGCAATAATCAACCTGTCCGACACGGAAATCGTCATGGAGAACAACGATTGGGGAACCGACAACGACGACGCCGTGGACGCCCTCATCAGTGGCCCCGGGGATTTCTCCCCGAAACTTGGCGCAGGTTCCGCCATACTCGCGGCAAGCGTCTTTTGTACCATCTGGGACGGCACCGATTTGAAACGCGTTCGCCATGCCTCCGTTACCCTTGAGGGTAGTTCTTTCGACCCGGTGACCAACAATGTGGACGGCGTGTATGCCTTCCCGTCTGTGCTCGAAGGTGAATATAATCTGCTGGCTGTCGCCTCGCCCTATGAAGACGCCCTGACGGGCATTGATGTCGCGGCCGGCGAGATCAAGTCGGTGATTCTCCCCTTGACGCCCGAGCCCGATGGTGGTGAGGGTGAGGGCGAGGGTGAAGGTGGAGTCGATTGCAGCGGCAGGACATCTGGGAGCTTTTCCGGCCTCGCCGGAGACCTGGCCTTGTGCGCCCTGCTTCTTGCGGTACTGCTGCGCCGTTACCGCCGGAGCAACCGTCCACAAGCATAAAGCGCCTCGGAGCCCGTTTCGAGGCCGCGGGTGTTCCTTGAAGCCGAGGGGTGCCGTCTCGGCACGGCACCTTCGGTCTCCTTCCACGGTATTTTCCCCACTTTTCCCGAATTGCCTTCCCGTGCCCACGATTACATTTTTACGGCAATACAAATTTGACTTTTTCCGTATTGCCGTGTACAATTCCTGTGGATAGGCAAGAAATCACCGCCCCTCATGAATCCGGTGGACCGGAGTCGCGGGGCGCGGCACAAACAAAGAAGGGGTCCTGAGATGTTGGACATAAACCTCGGCAACAAGACTTTGATCGTGGGCGTCTTAATCGCCCTGATACTCTCCTACGGCATGGTGAACTTCGACACGGGCTCCCGTGATTCACAGGTGATGCCGGCGCTGAAAGCCGCTATCCAATCCGCTGATCCCGCCGAGGCCGAGAGCGTCGTCGCGGAGGACGAAGCGACGGCCTCGGGCGCGGTTGCCGCGCCGGTGGACGGTGGACGGATGACAGTCGAACAAATGCTTGATGCCCGCGAGAAACGCCACAGCTAAGTTGCGGGTTGTAGCACTGCTTGCGGCCCATACGCGCGGGATTTGCAGGAAGGGCGGTCTGATCTTACAAGGATCAGACCGCTTTTTTGATTTCCAAGGAGGTTCCAAATCCGGCTCCATGTTCTGCGCGGAGGCGTGCTTACCGCCGCCCGTTGGTGCGCTAAGTTCCTTCGTGGCATGGCTTTCTGAAGCCGCTGCCCCGGCGTATGGGCAAAGCGATGGCTGGAAGGACCCTGGAAGGCTCCTTAAGCCATATTGACAATTAACTCCTTCCGTGGTAGCCTCTGGTGGGAGGATTTCCATGAAGTTTCCGCCAATAGCCATTTGGGTTGTACTCTTTGCTTTGCTCGCATGTGCGGCAGAGGGGCGTGGCTTTGGCTGGTTTTCTTCCCCCTGCACCCCGGTCGATGTTTGTGAGGCGCAGGCAAGAATCGCCTCATTTACTTCCCAA contains:
- a CDS encoding DUF1697 domain-containing protein, which encodes MKTYIALLRGINVGGHNKMPMKELAALLEGLGPSGVRTYIQSGNVVFRATKGTATHWSATIRTAVEGRFGFSPWVLVMEAAALARAAAANPYPEAEADHKTLHLFFLAAKPKSPDLEAIERIKSPTESYALLGTVFYLHAPDGIGKSKLAERAERLLGVDATARNWRTVREVLALASGANP
- a CDS encoding sulfatase-like hydrolase/transferase, which translates into the protein MRYLKLILLTLSGACSGLAAVADAPPAAQPNILFIIADDQAPGTLRAYGNTICQTPNLDRLSAEGMTFDGAHHMGSWVGAVCRPSRTMIMTGRSLWHIPGKGNPYEGDASRIPADIAEQTLPAVFNRAGYDTFRSCKLGNSYDEANKRFKTVKDQTCREGNTAEGSAWHADQVLNYLAGREAAKPKAPFLIYLGFSHPHDPRNGTPELLAKYGARNDWDPAQPGEANPAAPPLPDSWLPAHPFPHGHPELRDEVAVQGVMTARDPATVRNETGREYACIENIDQQVGRVLAKLEAMGELDNTYIFYTSDHGMSVGRHGLMGKQNLYEHTWRVPFVVRGPGIESGSRALGNIYLMDVLPTLCDLAGVAAPPTVEGQSFRPVLEGKAGAIREVLYGVYSGGTQPGMRAVKQGDWKLIKYDTMEGQVRETQLFNLSENPEEYLLEHHAPEVIAATGHTPNMTQVDLAEDPRYADDRVRMEALLQAEMKRWDDPATLWNQK